One region of Culex pipiens pallens isolate TS chromosome 2, TS_CPP_V2, whole genome shotgun sequence genomic DNA includes:
- the LOC120427046 gene encoding activator of 90 kDa heat shock protein ATPase homolog 1, whose amino-acid sequence MAKWGEGDPRWIVEERPDATNVNNWHWTEKNATPWSKDKLKLLLQDFVVAGSGQEAKVVEIEKMDGEATANNRKGKLIFFYEWNIVLKWKGVCDDEDVTGKVTIPNLSEENDIDEVELTVSVDTSNNASEKLKLFMYNIGRDKIRKQLDTYVKQLKQDFAKGLILPKKGEEGSAVKPDKETVFASGFNKQKIELQTVTSEPKAVGVKLDVKTLDVQERFQCRANELYDALTRQDMVTAFTRGHVKLDLFKGGEFVLFGGNVTGKYGEIVPNKKIVQTWRLKQWPSGHFSNVVMELEEREDHTVLKLTQTLIPAAEFEATKANWSRYYWDSIRSAFGFGSFLY is encoded by the exons ATGGCCAAATGGGGCGAAGGCGATCCCCGGTGGATCGTGGAGGAGCGTCCGGACGCGACCAACGTAAACAACTGGCACTGGACGGAGAAGAACGCCACACCTTGGTCCAAGGACAAGCtgaagctgctgctgcaggACTTTGTGGTGGCCGGTTCCGGCCAGGAGGCCAAAGTGGTCGAGATTGAAAAGATGGACGGCGAGGCCACGGCCAACAACCGGAAGGGAAAGTTGATCTTCTTCTACGAGTGGAACATCGTGCTCAAGTGGAAGGGCGTGTGCGACGACGAGGACGTCACCGGAAAAGTCACCATTCCGAACCTGTCCGAGGAGAACGACATTGACGAGGTCGAGCTGACCGTGTCGGTGGACACTTCGAACAACGCCTCCGAGAAGCTGAAGCTGTTCATGTACAACATTGGCCGGGACAAGATCCGGAAACAGCTGGACACGTACGTCAAGCAGCTGAAGCAGGACTTTGCCAAGGGGCTGATCCTGCCGAAAAAGGGCGAGGAAGGTTCCGCCGTCAAGCCGGACAAGGAAACCGTGTTCGCCAGCGGCTTCAACAAGCAAAAGATCGAACTGCAAACGGTGACGAGCGAGCCCAAAGCCGTCGGCGTCAAGCTGGACGTCAAGACGTTGGACGTGCAGGAACGGTTTCAGTGCCGGGCGAACGAACTGTACGACGCGCTGACGCGGCAGGACATGGTGACGGCATTTACGCGGGGTCACGTTAAGCTGGACCTATTCAAGGGGGGAGA GTTCGTGCTGTTTGGCGGAAACGTCACCGGCAAGTACGGGGAAATTGTGCCGAACAAAAAGATCGTTCAGACCTGGCGGTTGAAGCAGTGGCCCTCCGGGCACTTTTCCAACGTTGTGATGGAGCTGGAGGAGCGG GAGGACCACACCGTGCTCAAGCTCACCCAGACGTTGATTCCGGCGGCCGAGTTCGAGGCGACCAAGGCCAACTGGAGCCGCTACTACTGGGACAGTATTCGGTCGGCGTTCGGGTTTGGCAGTTTTCTGTACTAA
- the LOC120427043 gene encoding pre-mRNA-splicing factor Syf2 — protein sequence MASSTATAPSTDPGPSSSSIAPKTAAEKHAERMARLKNLHLQRNEARVSNHSEVLAEDERKKLPTNWEARKRQADWLIDDSKARAEAEAKGLDYNRVKLMKVSAAEADRFDKLKSKKKNADPGFSDYEAQTARQYNRLIKTMEPRDLVKYEEQKAQYGDAFYGGPNVVLQGMHKDSPGAIDKMVKDLEQQIDKRKKFSRRRTHNDDADIDYINEKNARFNKKLERFYGEHTAEIKQNLERGTAI from the coding sequence ATGGCATCTTCCACGGCAACGGCACCGTCTACCGACCCGGGACCATCGTCCTCATCGATTGCACCGAAAACTGCCGCCGAAAAGCACGCCGAGCGGATGGCACGGCTGAAAAACTTGCACCTCCAGCGGAACGAAGCCCGCGTCTCGAATCACTCGGAAGTGCTGGCCGAGGACGAACGGAAAAAGCTTCCCACCAACTGGGAGGCCCGCAAGCGCCAGGCGGACTGGCTGATCGACGACAGCAAGGCACGGGCGGAAGCGGAAGCCAAGGGGCTGGACTACAACCGGGTCAAGCTGATGAAAGTGTCCGCGGCGGAAGCGGACCGATTCGACAAGCTCAAGTCCAAAAAGAAGAACGCCGATCCGGGCTTTTCGGACTACGAGGCGCAAACGGCACGGCAGTACAACCGGCTGATCAAGACGATGGAACCGCGCGATCTGGTCAAGTACGAGGAGCAAAAGGCCCAGTACGGGGACGCGTTCTACGGCGGACCGAACGTGGTGCTGCAGGGCATGCACAAGGACAGTCCGGGGGCGATCGACAAGATGGTCAAAGACCTGGAGCAGCAGATCGACAAGAGGAAGAAGTTCTCCCGGCGACGCACCCACAACGACGACGCGGACATCGATTACATCAACGAGAAGAACGCCCGGTTCAACAAGAAGCTGGAGCGGTTCTACGGCGAGCACACGGCCGAGATCAAGCAAAACCTGGAACGGGGGACAGCCATTTAA